One Pullulanibacillus sp. KACC 23026 DNA segment encodes these proteins:
- a CDS encoding ArsB/NhaD family transporter, whose protein sequence is MELVLALILFVGCYILMMLEVFNRAFIAIIGGLLMVIVGVAPFGELIKQAIDWDTILLLLAMMIIVTITAQTGVFEYMALLLAKKVGARPIFILIVICFLTAIGSAFLDNVTTVLLLVPVVLRLTQTLELPEQPFLISVILFSNIGGTATLIGDPPNLMIGQAVAHLDFNAFLLHMTPIVIIDFFVVMVFIIVLYGRKLRPDPHLEGRLKQLNPYERLKKGPVLTRSLLVLALTITTFVLHSVIHVNMATTALAGAFLLLLLTYQSISLSDVFRKVDWETLLFFAGLFMLVGALVHIGLIDRAAVALLDMTNGDIPRTALIILWGSGLFSGFVDNIPFVATMIPVIKEMGNIGITNLDPLWWALALGSCLGGNATLIGASANVIVAGFSKETDHPLTFFSFLKIGFPVVILSLVVSTLYLWFRYLIHF, encoded by the coding sequence GTGGAGCTTGTTCTTGCACTCATCCTATTTGTTGGTTGCTACATTCTTATGATGTTGGAGGTGTTTAATCGGGCTTTTATTGCGATTATCGGCGGCTTGCTCATGGTGATCGTTGGGGTGGCGCCTTTTGGGGAGCTCATCAAGCAGGCCATCGATTGGGACACGATTCTTCTGTTATTAGCGATGATGATCATTGTCACGATTACGGCTCAAACAGGGGTCTTTGAATATATGGCTCTGCTCTTGGCAAAAAAAGTAGGGGCCAGGCCGATCTTTATCTTAATCGTGATTTGCTTTTTAACGGCAATCGGATCAGCTTTCCTCGATAATGTGACGACAGTGCTCTTGCTTGTACCTGTTGTGCTTAGACTGACCCAAACGCTTGAACTGCCTGAACAGCCGTTTCTAATATCTGTGATTCTTTTTTCAAACATAGGCGGAACCGCTACTTTAATCGGCGATCCACCTAACCTAATGATTGGCCAAGCGGTTGCTCATTTAGATTTTAATGCCTTTCTTTTACACATGACACCTATTGTGATCATTGATTTTTTTGTCGTTATGGTCTTTATAATCGTTCTATATGGGCGGAAATTAAGGCCTGATCCGCACTTAGAAGGACGACTCAAACAACTTAATCCTTATGAACGGTTAAAAAAGGGGCCGGTTTTAACGCGCTCCCTATTGGTGCTAGCCTTGACCATCACCACGTTTGTTCTGCATTCGGTCATTCATGTTAATATGGCGACAACAGCCTTGGCGGGTGCTTTCCTGCTTCTGCTTCTCACCTATCAATCCATTTCTCTTTCAGATGTCTTTCGAAAAGTGGATTGGGAAACGTTATTGTTTTTCGCAGGGTTATTTATGCTAGTTGGCGCACTTGTCCATATTGGGTTAATCGATAGAGCAGCGGTGGCTCTTCTTGACATGACGAATGGAGATATTCCTCGTACGGCATTAATCATCCTTTGGGGATCGGGTCTCTTTTCGGGCTTTGTCGACAATATCCCATTTGTTGCCACGATGATCCCCGTCATAAAAGAAATGGGCAACATAGGGATAACGAATCTAGATCCTTTATGGTGGGCGCTTGCTTTAGGGTCTTGCTTGGGAGGAAATGCGACATTGATTGGGGCAAGTGCTAACGTCATAGTGGCCGGCTTCTCCAAGGAAACGGATCATCCGTTAACTTTTTTCTCGTTCTTGAAAATTGGCTTTCCGGTTGTTATTTTATCCTTAGTTGTCTCAACACTTTATCTTTGGTTCCGATATCTCATTCATTTTTAA
- a CDS encoding TIGR04086 family membrane protein → MSKKMLTAAGYGMMASFVVILLCALVVAMLLRLTALSENALGVWPMILSFIALFIGGIFSGAKLKEQGLIIGALTGLLYSLFIFAILFLGYDHSLSLHQLTVGLINIVVTGIGGILGVNLFGRLN, encoded by the coding sequence ATGTCTAAAAAAATGCTGACAGCTGCCGGCTACGGCATGATGGCTTCCTTTGTGGTGATACTTCTTTGTGCTTTGGTCGTCGCCATGCTCTTAAGATTAACCGCTTTATCTGAAAACGCACTTGGCGTTTGGCCCATGATCCTCTCCTTTATTGCCCTTTTCATCGGGGGAATTTTCTCTGGAGCAAAGCTGAAAGAACAAGGCTTAATCATTGGCGCCCTCACCGGTTTACTTTATTCTCTTTTTATCTTTGCTATTCTCTTCCTAGGTTACGATCACAGCTTATCTCTCCATCAACTCACTGTTGGCCTTATTAATATTGTGGTAACCGGGATCGGCGGTATTTTAGGCGTTAACCTCTTTGGACGCCTGAACTAA
- the yajC gene encoding preprotein translocase subunit YajC, with protein sequence MGALQTIGPLIIFFAIFYFLLIRPQQNKQKKTKQMQSSLGKGDKIITIGGLHGVVDTIDDSTVTIKCNGNSRLTFDRQAIRDIVEKRTNPHEKKSEKSLEAKVGEAKDED encoded by the coding sequence ATGGGAGCATTACAAACGATTGGACCATTAATTATCTTTTTTGCTATCTTTTATTTCCTGCTGATTCGTCCGCAGCAAAATAAGCAAAAGAAAACAAAGCAAATGCAAAGTTCGCTTGGAAAAGGTGATAAAATTATCACCATTGGCGGATTGCACGGAGTTGTGGATACGATTGATGATTCGACTGTTACAATCAAATGTAACGGCAATTCTCGATTAACGTTTGATCGACAAGCCATTCGTGACATTGTTGAAAAACGTACGAATCCACATGAGAAAAAATCAGAAAAAAGTCTTGAGGCAAAAGTTGGGGAAGCTAAAGACGAAGATTAA
- the recJ gene encoding single-stranded-DNA-specific exonuclease RecJ: MLKSSKIWDVQQVNEEAIQELAQAAHCSELIARLLYNRGIATPESAESFLHSERVPYHDPYLMLGMETAVERLSEAIENEENILVFGDYDADGVTSTSLLVLALRELGAHVSYYIPDRFKEGYGPNIPAIDKAKSNGVSLVVTVDTGISAVNVAQHAKSIGLDYIVTDHHEPPPELPDAYAIINPKQSGCTYPFKGLCGAGVAIKLVQALFDEMPTHLLDLAAVGTIADLVPLEGENRRIVKEGLQVLSQQPKPGLKALLQVSGHTPGQKVDSELVGFQLGPRLNAAGRLKHASLSADLLMAEDWTEALSLAEQVDQMNLERKAYVDTISEEAQKMVELFPEDERDFIIVANPDWHEGVLGIVASRLVEQYYRPTLVLSVNPETGMAKGSARSIEGFDVFQALSTCRDLLPHFGGHEMAAGLSLPFEQVMELRERMNRYSRQVFTEEMLVPRLRVDARLPLEAISLGMIEEMSVLEPFGEGNPKPKFVLENVMIKEMKPIGALHNHLKLQLTDSKEQLEAISFGKGFLASQMTGDARLSVAGQLGINEWNGFRKPQLFIDDFSIKEWQLFDLRGSNQWLETLRGMITQPDVHAVYFREETYQSLPPAFIQARSVEAYKEEQLSSSSLVLLDLPESLEQLSEFVASMDFPDRIYLVFDQKEDSLLEGVPSREQFKQAYALFYKYPNVTIAKLRQWAQYKRWSISQMDFIIKVFLELEFVKIEQDALVPVQTSVKRPLTDSRLYQDRLNQAEVEEFLLYSPRQAVKDWFDQQKVDRHVAKEDVLL; encoded by the coding sequence ATGTTAAAATCATCAAAGATTTGGGATGTACAGCAGGTGAACGAAGAGGCCATTCAGGAACTTGCACAGGCGGCTCATTGTTCTGAACTGATCGCCCGACTGCTCTATAATCGAGGGATCGCTACTCCAGAATCGGCCGAATCCTTTTTACATAGTGAGAGGGTTCCTTACCACGATCCGTATCTCATGTTAGGGATGGAAACGGCTGTTGAACGTTTATCTGAGGCTATTGAAAACGAAGAGAACATACTTGTATTCGGTGATTATGATGCGGATGGTGTGACGTCCACTTCGCTATTAGTTTTGGCACTAAGAGAGCTTGGGGCGCATGTCTCTTATTATATTCCTGACCGTTTTAAAGAGGGTTATGGACCAAATATTCCAGCTATAGATAAGGCGAAATCAAATGGTGTGTCACTAGTTGTCACAGTCGATACAGGCATCAGTGCTGTTAATGTGGCACAGCACGCAAAGTCAATTGGATTAGATTATATTGTGACTGATCACCATGAACCGCCTCCTGAACTTCCAGATGCCTATGCGATTATTAACCCAAAACAATCGGGATGTACCTATCCTTTCAAAGGGTTGTGCGGGGCGGGGGTAGCTATTAAGCTTGTACAGGCACTGTTTGATGAGATGCCAACGCATCTTTTAGATTTAGCAGCAGTAGGAACGATCGCGGATTTGGTGCCGCTTGAAGGTGAGAATCGCCGGATTGTGAAAGAAGGTCTTCAAGTGCTTTCACAACAGCCGAAACCGGGATTAAAGGCACTCCTCCAGGTTAGCGGTCATACGCCTGGACAAAAAGTGGACAGTGAGCTTGTTGGCTTTCAATTAGGACCCCGCTTAAACGCAGCAGGCCGCCTGAAGCATGCATCGCTCTCAGCTGACCTTTTAATGGCTGAGGATTGGACGGAGGCTTTGTCACTGGCTGAGCAAGTTGATCAAATGAACCTTGAAAGAAAGGCTTATGTGGATACCATCTCTGAAGAAGCACAAAAAATGGTGGAGCTGTTTCCTGAAGATGAACGTGATTTTATTATTGTAGCTAATCCCGATTGGCATGAAGGGGTACTCGGTATTGTTGCATCACGATTGGTTGAACAGTATTACCGGCCAACTCTTGTGTTAAGTGTAAATCCGGAAACAGGCATGGCTAAGGGGTCCGCTAGAAGCATTGAAGGATTTGATGTCTTTCAAGCCCTCTCCACTTGTCGTGACCTGCTCCCGCACTTTGGTGGACATGAAATGGCGGCAGGCTTATCCCTTCCATTTGAGCAAGTAATGGAGCTTAGGGAACGGATGAACCGCTATTCACGTCAAGTCTTTACTGAAGAGATGCTCGTTCCTCGGCTTCGCGTGGATGCTAGACTTCCACTCGAAGCGATCAGTTTGGGTATGATTGAAGAAATGTCCGTGCTCGAACCCTTTGGTGAAGGAAATCCAAAGCCTAAATTTGTCCTAGAGAATGTCATGATCAAAGAAATGAAACCGATCGGAGCGCTTCATAATCATTTGAAGCTTCAACTGACCGATTCTAAAGAGCAATTAGAGGCGATCTCATTTGGAAAAGGGTTTCTAGCCAGTCAAATGACAGGAGATGCCAGGCTTTCAGTTGCGGGTCAACTGGGGATTAATGAGTGGAATGGCTTCCGTAAACCCCAGCTTTTTATTGATGATTTCAGCATCAAAGAATGGCAGCTCTTTGATCTTAGAGGCTCGAATCAATGGCTTGAGACTTTGCGGGGGATGATTACCCAGCCGGACGTTCATGCCGTTTATTTCAGGGAAGAAACGTATCAGTCACTTCCGCCTGCTTTCATTCAGGCAAGGTCTGTTGAAGCGTATAAAGAGGAGCAGTTATCAAGCTCATCACTCGTGCTTCTCGATCTTCCGGAATCACTTGAACAATTGAGCGAATTTGTGGCAAGCATGGATTTCCCTGACAGAATCTATCTAGTGTTTGACCAAAAAGAGGATTCGCTGTTAGAAGGCGTTCCTTCAAGAGAGCAATTCAAACAAGCGTATGCGCTGTTCTACAAATATCCAAATGTCACGATTGCAAAACTCAGACAATGGGCGCAATACAAACGCTGGTCAATCTCTCAGATGGATTTTATAATAAAAGTGTTTTTGGAGCTCGAATTTGTTAAAATAGAACAGGATGCACTTGTACCCGTTCAGACATCGGTCAAAAGACCATTGACAGATTCACGCCTTTATCAGGACCGGCTGAATCAGGCAGAGGTAGAGGAATTTCTATTGTATTCTCCTCGCCAAGCGGTAAAAGACTGGTTTGATCAACAAAAAGTGGACAGACATGTGGCTAAGGAGGACGTACTCTTATGA
- a CDS encoding adenine phosphoribosyltransferase, with translation MNYKEYIKIVEDFPKEGIRFKDITPLMQNGEAYKAVIDEIAEYAKEKSADVIVGPEARGFIVGCPVAYTLGLGFVPVRKNGKLPREVIRVDYGLEYGNDALTIHKDAITKGQRVVIMDDLLATGGTIEATIQLVEQLGGIVVGIAFMIELTDLNGRDKLKNYDLFTLTQY, from the coding sequence ATGAATTATAAGGAGTATATAAAGATTGTTGAGGATTTTCCAAAAGAGGGAATCCGGTTTAAAGATATAACGCCATTAATGCAGAATGGCGAGGCTTATAAAGCGGTGATCGATGAGATTGCGGAATACGCGAAAGAGAAGAGCGCGGATGTCATCGTGGGACCAGAAGCAAGAGGCTTTATTGTAGGGTGTCCTGTGGCCTATACACTGGGATTAGGCTTTGTTCCTGTTCGAAAAAACGGAAAGCTTCCACGTGAGGTTATTCGAGTTGATTATGGCCTTGAGTATGGCAATGATGCTTTAACGATTCATAAAGATGCGATCACAAAGGGCCAGCGAGTCGTCATTATGGATGATCTGCTCGCAACAGGCGGAACGATTGAGGCAACCATTCAGCTCGTTGAACAATTAGGCGGGATTGTGGTTGGAATTGCTTTCATGATTGAGCTCACCGATCTAAATGGTCGTGACAAATTAAAGAATTACGACTTATTTACATTAACTCAATATTGA
- the queA gene encoding tRNA preQ1(34) S-adenosylmethionine ribosyltransferase-isomerase QueA, translating into MDVSQFDFNLPEELIAQTPLKDRSSSRLMVLNPNKETIEHRTFTDLLDYLNPGDCLVLNDTRVLPARLFGVKEDTDAHVEVLLLKQIEGDDWECLTKPAKRIKEGTVVSFGGGKLKAECVALLDEGRRRFRFSYDGIFQERLEELGTMPLPPYIREQLSDQNRYQTVYAKNNGSAAAPTAGLHFTEELLEAIRQKGVHIAFITLHVGLGTFRPVKVDSIEEHHMHAEFYQMTQETADVLNQTREKGNRIVAVGTTVIRTLETLAQKRDGYFQEDSGWTDIFIFPGYTFKGVDAFITNFHLPKSTLIMLVSAFTGRDFILHAYETAVQERYRFFSFGDAMLVTERKE; encoded by the coding sequence ATGGATGTATCACAGTTTGATTTTAATTTACCAGAGGAGCTTATTGCTCAAACCCCGTTAAAAGATCGGTCGAGTTCTCGTCTAATGGTGCTTAATCCTAATAAAGAGACGATTGAACACCGCACTTTTACCGATCTTTTGGATTATTTAAATCCAGGAGACTGTCTCGTGCTGAATGATACACGGGTCTTGCCTGCTCGCCTTTTTGGAGTGAAGGAGGACACGGACGCTCATGTGGAAGTGCTTCTTCTTAAGCAAATAGAAGGTGATGACTGGGAATGCTTAACAAAGCCGGCCAAACGAATTAAAGAAGGAACAGTGGTGTCGTTTGGAGGCGGGAAGTTAAAAGCTGAATGCGTGGCTTTGCTGGATGAGGGTCGCCGCCGGTTCCGTTTTTCCTATGACGGCATTTTTCAAGAACGTTTAGAGGAACTTGGGACCATGCCTTTACCTCCCTATATCCGAGAGCAATTGTCTGACCAGAATCGTTATCAAACGGTTTATGCCAAAAATAACGGGTCCGCAGCGGCACCAACAGCGGGTCTTCATTTTACGGAAGAGTTACTTGAAGCGATCAGACAAAAAGGCGTTCATATCGCTTTTATCACTCTGCATGTTGGGCTTGGAACGTTTCGTCCAGTAAAGGTTGATTCGATTGAAGAGCATCATATGCATGCAGAGTTTTATCAAATGACTCAAGAGACTGCTGATGTTCTCAATCAGACCCGTGAGAAGGGAAACCGGATCGTTGCGGTAGGGACAACAGTCATACGGACGCTGGAAACGCTCGCCCAGAAGAGGGACGGCTATTTCCAGGAGGATTCAGGCTGGACGGATATTTTTATTTTTCCTGGCTATACCTTTAAAGGTGTCGATGCCTTTATTACCAATTTTCACTTGCCAAAGTCCACATTGATTATGCTTGTCAGTGCTTTTACAGGACGAGATTTTATTCTCCATGCGTACGAAACAGCTGTTCAAGAGCGCTATCGCTTTTTTAGCTTTGGTGATGCGATGCTTGTAACAGAAAGAAAGGAATAG
- a CDS encoding DUF421 domain-containing protein gives METVIVRTIFLYLIILLTFRLMGKREIGQLSVVDFVVNIMIAELCVVAIEQPNAPMTRTIIPIAILLLIQLLLAWFSLKSQTVRHLVDGQPSLIIKNGEIDERQMRKQRYNFDDLLMQLREQNIKNVGDVEFAFLETDGKLSVIRKEEEKEKEEEQEQPVWEIDHTLLPLPLILDGEIQERNLQILDKNQFWLRQELRKIGYKDIKGISVCILDDKGTFFIDEKNKWN, from the coding sequence ATGGAGACCGTGATTGTTCGTACGATTTTTCTCTATTTAATCATCCTTTTGACCTTTCGACTCATGGGAAAGAGAGAGATCGGGCAGTTAAGTGTGGTTGATTTTGTAGTGAATATCATGATCGCTGAATTATGCGTTGTTGCGATTGAACAACCCAATGCACCTATGACACGAACGATCATACCCATTGCCATCTTGCTTCTGATTCAGCTGCTTTTAGCCTGGTTTTCGCTTAAAAGTCAAACCGTTCGTCATTTAGTGGATGGTCAGCCGTCCCTCATCATCAAAAATGGTGAAATTGATGAACGGCAAATGAGAAAACAGAGATATAATTTTGATGATTTACTGATGCAATTAAGGGAACAAAACATAAAAAATGTTGGCGACGTGGAATTTGCGTTCTTGGAGACAGATGGAAAGCTGTCTGTGATTAGAAAAGAGGAGGAAAAAGAGAAGGAGGAGGAGCAGGAGCAGCCTGTTTGGGAGATTGATCATACTCTCTTGCCTCTGCCTCTTATATTAGATGGGGAAATCCAGGAAAGAAATCTGCAGATCCTAGATAAAAATCAATTTTGGCTCAGACAAGAATTGAGAAAGATTGGTTATAAAGATATTAAAGGCATCTCGGTCTGTATCCTGGATGATAAAGGCACCTTTTTTATCGATGAAAAGAATAAATGGAATTAA
- a CDS encoding post-transcriptional regulator — protein MEQHINIEELDQIRHHIEPFLVSKFEEFQLLGIESLSMDELWSFILESMKKKKLKDPMLHELVNFIMRLSVNDYLNKIRLEMFKGVDLNVFSEPT, from the coding sequence TTGGAACAGCACATAAACATAGAAGAATTGGATCAAATTCGTCACCATATAGAACCATTCTTGGTCAGCAAGTTTGAAGAATTTCAGCTTCTGGGGATTGAGAGCCTATCAATGGACGAGCTTTGGTCATTCATCCTTGAGTCCATGAAAAAGAAAAAATTGAAAGATCCCATGCTTCATGAACTTGTTAACTTCATCATGAGGCTCTCGGTTAATGATTATTTGAATAAGATACGTCTTGAGATGTTTAAAGGAGTCGATTTAAACGTTTTTAGTGAGCCAACCTAA
- the tgt gene encoding tRNA guanosine(34) transglycosylase Tgt — protein sequence MMSQPVTYELIKTCKQSGARLGKLHTPHGTFDTPMFMPVGTLATVKTMSPEELKEMGAGVILSNTYHLWLRPGEDIVEEAGGLHRFMNWDQGILTDSGGFQVFSLSDLREITEEGVHFRNHLNGDKLFLSPEKSIGVQNALGSDIMMAFDECPPYPAEYEYMKASVERTSRWAERCLSANKNPDRQALFGIVQGGEYEALRRQSARELTALDFPGYAVGGLSVGEPKPVMNEVLEYTTPLLPTNKPRYLMGVGSPDSLIDGSIRGIDMFDCVLPTRIARNGTLMTSEGRLVVRNAKYARDFGPLDPNCDCHVCRTYSRAYIRHLVKANETFGFRLTTYHNLYFLLKLMKSVRQAIQEDRLLDFRDEFFEKYGFNGPNAKNF from the coding sequence ATGATGAGTCAGCCTGTTACATATGAATTGATTAAGACCTGCAAACAATCAGGTGCCCGTTTAGGAAAACTCCATACGCCGCATGGTACCTTTGACACCCCTATGTTTATGCCGGTTGGGACACTAGCAACGGTCAAAACGATGAGCCCGGAGGAACTAAAGGAGATGGGAGCAGGTGTCATCCTAAGCAATACCTATCACTTATGGCTCAGACCGGGTGAAGACATCGTAGAAGAAGCCGGGGGGCTTCATCGTTTTATGAATTGGGATCAAGGTATTTTAACCGATTCCGGTGGTTTTCAGGTGTTTAGCCTCAGTGATTTAAGAGAAATCACCGAGGAAGGCGTCCATTTTCGCAATCATCTAAATGGGGACAAGCTATTTCTGTCTCCAGAAAAGTCCATAGGCGTGCAAAATGCTTTAGGATCTGATATTATGATGGCCTTTGATGAATGTCCGCCTTATCCTGCGGAGTATGAATATATGAAAGCTTCTGTTGAACGGACAAGCCGCTGGGCAGAGCGCTGTCTTTCCGCTAACAAGAACCCGGATCGCCAGGCACTCTTTGGCATCGTTCAAGGCGGAGAATATGAGGCTCTCCGAAGACAAAGTGCAAGAGAGCTTACAGCCCTTGATTTTCCAGGTTATGCGGTTGGGGGGCTCTCAGTAGGTGAGCCGAAGCCTGTCATGAACGAGGTTCTAGAATATACGACACCATTACTTCCAACAAATAAGCCTCGTTACTTGATGGGAGTGGGGTCGCCGGATTCTTTAATCGATGGGTCTATAAGAGGCATTGACATGTTTGACTGCGTGCTTCCTACCCGAATTGCACGAAATGGGACACTTATGACAAGTGAGGGACGTTTAGTTGTTCGAAACGCCAAATATGCACGTGATTTTGGGCCGCTTGATCCAAATTGCGACTGTCATGTTTGCCGAACTTATTCTCGAGCCTATATCCGCCACCTTGTCAAAGCAAATGAAACCTTTGGATTTCGACTTACGACTTATCATAACCTATATTTTCTGTTAAAATTGATGAAGTCAGTTAGACAAGCTATTCAAGAGGACCGGTTGCTTGATTTTCGAGACGAGTTTTTTGAAAAGTACGGGTTTAACGGGCCAAATGCCAAAAATTTTTAA
- a CDS encoding lipopolysaccharide assembly protein LapA domain-containing protein, whose protein sequence is MKGQWGLILGLVLALVIAIFSVINVSAVTVNYLFGQAEWPLILVVLGSVLMGGLVVGSLGVVGVIRLKMTVKRLEKQLKDYETKGAELVRLDKEKDRAHLGPNKD, encoded by the coding sequence TTGAAAGGTCAATGGGGGCTGATCCTTGGATTAGTTTTAGCACTAGTGATTGCGATTTTTTCCGTTATTAACGTCAGTGCGGTAACGGTTAATTATTTGTTTGGACAGGCTGAGTGGCCGTTAATCTTAGTTGTTTTAGGGTCTGTTTTAATGGGTGGATTGGTCGTTGGAAGTCTCGGCGTCGTAGGAGTGATCCGATTGAAAATGACGGTCAAACGTCTGGAAAAGCAGCTTAAGGACTATGAGACAAAGGGAGCGGAACTCGTGAGACTGGATAAAGAAAAAGATCGGGCTCATCTGGGTCCGAATAAAGACTAG
- the spoVB gene encoding stage V sporulation protein B translates to MAKQTFLRGTFILIIAGMITKILGVINKIVLARVIGDEGVGLYMMAYPTLILVVTLTQLGLPVAISKLVAEANAYNDRQKIKRILTVSFTIVGTLSIIFTIALMTLAPLSSHILFTDPRTLYPLLAIAPIIPIVGIASVLRGYFQGVQNMSPYAYSQVIEQIVRISLVYIFASSLLPYGIEFAAAGAMISGVIGEAVSLIYMILMFKAKKRIPIRKRFWNVLSGGGSTFRQLMGIALPTTGSRLIGSISYFLEPIVVAQSLALAGVATAVATKQYGEIAGYAIPLLTLPSFITHSLHVSLVPTISEAQARNRLDIIQYRVNQALKIALIAGGISLIIAFVFAKPIMTLMYHSPNSAIYVYMMAPFFLLFYFQGPLAAVLQALDLARAAMVNSFIGAAVKIATIFVLGSRADLGIMGAAMGYSVGVVLVTLLHFFSVVKTIGFTLNLSDYVKGVIVFILTGAFATYCNQKLLLSYSMLSRTCLLILVVLLFYLVMIFLFRLIRKDELANFPIIRNWIN, encoded by the coding sequence ATGGCGAAGCAGACATTTCTACGAGGTACATTCATTTTAATTATAGCGGGTATGATTACTAAAATCTTAGGTGTTATAAACAAAATCGTCTTAGCTCGTGTGATTGGAGACGAAGGGGTCGGCCTTTATATGATGGCTTATCCCACCCTTATTCTCGTTGTCACATTAACACAACTCGGGTTGCCTGTTGCGATCTCCAAGCTTGTGGCAGAAGCTAATGCCTACAATGACAGGCAAAAAATCAAACGTATCTTAACTGTATCTTTTACCATTGTGGGGACCTTGAGCATTATTTTTACAATAGCACTTATGACATTAGCACCTTTGTCCTCCCACATTCTGTTTACAGACCCGAGGACGCTTTACCCTCTTCTTGCCATTGCTCCCATTATTCCAATTGTTGGGATTGCATCGGTGCTGAGAGGTTATTTTCAAGGGGTTCAGAACATGAGCCCTTATGCTTATTCACAAGTCATTGAACAAATCGTCCGGATCTCCCTTGTCTATATTTTCGCTTCTTCACTATTGCCTTATGGAATTGAATTCGCTGCTGCGGGTGCCATGATTTCAGGGGTCATAGGTGAGGCCGTCTCCTTAATTTATATGATTCTTATGTTCAAGGCTAAGAAACGAATCCCGATTCGGAAGCGATTTTGGAATGTTCTAAGCGGGGGTGGTTCAACATTCAGGCAGCTTATGGGGATCGCCTTGCCTACAACTGGAAGTCGTTTAATCGGATCAATCAGTTATTTCCTTGAGCCGATCGTCGTTGCCCAGAGCCTGGCGTTAGCAGGTGTCGCAACCGCTGTTGCAACCAAGCAATATGGAGAAATAGCCGGGTATGCCATTCCCTTATTGACCTTGCCAAGCTTTATTACGCATTCCTTACACGTCTCGCTCGTCCCGACTATAAGTGAAGCCCAAGCCCGCAACCGTCTGGATATCATTCAATACCGGGTCAATCAAGCGCTGAAAATCGCCTTGATCGCTGGCGGCATTTCACTGATTATTGCTTTTGTATTTGCTAAGCCGATCATGACCCTAATGTACCACTCTCCTAATTCAGCTATTTACGTGTACATGATGGCACCGTTCTTCTTATTGTTCTACTTTCAAGGACCATTAGCCGCTGTTCTTCAAGCGCTTGACTTAGCTCGAGCAGCCATGGTCAACAGTTTTATTGGCGCCGCGGTCAAAATCGCGACGATTTTCGTTTTAGGCTCCAGGGCCGATCTCGGAATTATGGGAGCCGCTATGGGCTACTCGGTTGGCGTTGTGCTCGTTACGCTGCTTCATTTCTTCTCAGTCGTAAAGACAATAGGGTTTACTTTGAATTTAAGCGATTATGTAAAAGGAGTCATTGTGTTTATCCTGACCGGGGCCTTTGCCACTTACTGTAACCAAAAGCTCTTACTCTCCTACTCGATGCTTTCAAGAACGTGTCTTTTGATTCTCGTTGTTCTTCTCTTTTATCTTGTTATGATTTTTCTTTTCCGTTTAATCCGAAAAGACGAATTAGCCAATTTCCCAATTATAAGAAACTGGATAAACTGA